One genomic segment of Octopus sinensis unplaced genomic scaffold, ASM634580v1 Contig02042, whole genome shotgun sequence includes these proteins:
- the LOC118760936 gene encoding centrosomal protein of 78 kDa-like encodes MRTSGTKLKSFSLAYCNIGDEGVKVVSEGLLESVTQLNLSGCGLSNEGVSMLSQVIRRHEEAWKDTLRYQLPNFDRMSCLRRLTLNDNPLIDDEGVGIMANTLESNVWVKGGSLSSFLALDLQRCGITVRGAQSILDMLRLNTSLLVVDIRGNSISIFLLIF; translated from the exons ATGAGGACATCGGGGACTAAATTAAAGTCTTTTTCCTTGGCTTACTGCAATATTGGAGATGAGGGAGTGAAAGTTGTGTCTGAGGGACTTCTCGAGTCGGTGACTCAACTTAACCTGAGTGGATGTGGGTTGTCTAATGAGGGCGTGTCTATGCTCTCTCAAGTCATTCGA AGACACGAAGAGGCCTGGAAGGACACTCTCCGATACCAACTTCCCAACTTTGATAGAATGAGTTGTCTCCGACGTCTCACTCTTAACGACAATCCTCTTATCGATGATGAGGGAGTGGGGATAATGGCCAATACACTCGAGAGTAATGTCTGGGTTAAGGGTGGGTCACTGTCCTCATTTCTAGCCCTCGATCTTCAGCGTTGTGGCATAACTGTCCGGGGAGCTCAGAGTATTCTTGACATGCTCAGACTAAACACTTCTCTTTTAGTGGTTGACATACGTGGCAATTCAATTAGTATATTTCTACTTATTTTTTAG
- the LOC118760934 gene encoding uncharacterized protein LOC118760934: MGICQNQVERGNFKETQFSENQSNDLVNLKFDSVIFDEPTLPVVEDCGSDKCPDLTSDIFSSKYFVRLDRRFNHQVYLFLYFQVVVSHFVSNSHFYVNSVFYSQDLIMMKQQLKEHATALSVQFNEGDYVIMDSDRCKILWVRQNDCGLVSLDSGSPIVCSVNSLKPLSKDLCELPFQVILIVLPRPCCVDCLVIRRAQLKISELEQNWS, from the exons ATGGGAATTTGTCAAAATCAAGTCGAACGCGGAAACTTTAAAGAAACTCAGTTTTCTGAAAACCAGAGCAATGATCTTGTTAATTTGAAGTTTGATTCTGTTATTTTCGACGAGCCCACTTTACCTGTGGTAGAAGATTGTGGCTCTGACAAATGCCCAGATTTGACTTcagatatattttcttcaaaatattttgttagattAGACCGTCGATTTAATCATCaagtttatttattcttatattttcagGTCGTCGTGTCTCATTTTGTAAGCAATTCCCATTTTTatgttaattctgttttttacaGTCAAGATCTGATTATGATGAAACAACAGCTCAAA GAACACGCCACAGCCCTATCTGTACAGTTCAATGAAGGAGATTACGTAATTATGGACTCTGATCGTTGCAAAATACTTTGGGTTCGTCAAAACGACTGCGGATTGGTGTCGTTAGACAGTGGCAGTCCGATTGTGTGTTCTGTTAATTCTTTGAAACCTCTTAGTAAAGACTTATGTGAACTTCCCTTTCAGGTAATTTTGATAGTTTTACCCAGGCCGTGTTGTGTGGATTGTTTAGTAATAAGGAGAGCACAACTCAAGATATCAGAACTGGAACAGAATTGGTCTTGA